From the Desulfosarcina sp. BuS5 genome, one window contains:
- a CDS encoding type II toxin-antitoxin system Phd/YefM family antitoxin: MANFISKSSFKPQALKYFRQIQEDGRELIITDHAKPVIKIIPFREEPHVILKELRNSIIRYDDPFKPVGQDDWEALK; the protein is encoded by the coding sequence ATGGCAAATTTTATTTCTAAATCTTCTTTCAAACCCCAGGCTCTTAAATATTTTCGTCAAATTCAAGAAGATGGCCGGGAATTAATCATCACTGACCATGCAAAACCAGTGATTAAAATAATTCCTTTCAGGGAAGAACCACATGTCATTTTAAAGGAATTACGAAATTCCATAATACGTTATGATGATCCATTCAAACCAGTCGGCCAGGATGACTGGGAGGCCCTGAAATGA
- a CDS encoding FecCD family ABC transporter permease, producing MNSIRIAYHSNRRRLVMIVVAGAVLLLPAFAMVILSGTTDISVNRIFNILFFEDSGSAFLVVWQIRLPRLIGALLGGTGLALAGAVLQAVLHNPLAAPTTLGIAQGAAFGASLGITLIGTVSGLPGYLNFLDSTTFINLSAFVFSLLTTFAIILLARLRRAGPESIILAGVALSSLFMACTTFLQYFADETQLALIVHWTFGDLARASWSDLRLMAGVIFLTSIYFFFNRHNYNALLAGGDVARSLGVNVNRLRLISMFMASLTTAVIVTFFGILGFVGLVAPHIGRRLIGSDNRLLFPLAAVSGVVMLLAADLLGQFVLDPVALPAGVVTSFFGTPVFLFLLFGKGNN from the coding sequence ATGAACTCGATAAGAATTGCCTATCATTCTAACCGTCGGCGCCTTGTAATGATTGTAGTGGCTGGTGCAGTGCTTTTGCTGCCTGCTTTTGCTATGGTAATCTTGAGCGGAACTACCGATATTTCTGTAAATAGAATTTTCAATATTCTGTTTTTTGAAGATTCCGGCTCGGCCTTTTTGGTTGTCTGGCAGATCCGTCTGCCTCGTCTAATAGGGGCGTTGCTGGGGGGAACCGGTCTGGCCTTGGCCGGGGCCGTGCTCCAGGCGGTTCTGCATAATCCACTGGCTGCACCAACGACTTTAGGGATTGCCCAGGGGGCAGCTTTCGGGGCATCTCTGGGCATTACTTTAATAGGTACTGTTTCCGGATTACCGGGTTATCTCAATTTTCTGGATTCTACGACATTTATCAACCTGTCGGCTTTTGTTTTTTCCCTGCTGACAACCTTTGCCATTATCCTGCTGGCCCGGCTCCGCCGGGCCGGGCCGGAATCAATTATCCTGGCCGGGGTGGCTTTAAGCTCTCTGTTCATGGCCTGTACTACTTTCCTTCAATATTTTGCCGATGAAACCCAATTGGCTTTAATTGTTCATTGGACCTTTGGTGACCTGGCCCGGGCTTCCTGGTCCGATCTGCGATTGATGGCTGGTGTAATTTTTCTAACCTCTATCTATTTTTTCTTTAACCGCCATAATTATAATGCTTTGCTGGCTGGTGGTGATGTCGCCCGGAGTCTTGGGGTCAATGTTAACCGGCTGCGACTGATCAGCATGTTTATGGCTTCCCTGACAACTGCGGTAATCGTTACGTTTTTCGGCATCCTGGGTTTTGTCGGTCTGGTTGCTCCTCATATTGGACGCCGCCTGATCGGTTCTGATAATCGTTTGCTTTTTCCTCTGGCCGCCGTTTCAGGGGTTGTAATGTTGCTGGCCGCCGACCTGCTCGGCCAGTTTGTTCTTGACCCTGTGGCGCTGCCGGCCGGGGTTGTAACTTCCTTTTTTGGAACGCCTGTTTTTCTCTTTCTGCTTTTTGGCAAAGGGAATAACTGA
- a CDS encoding TonB-dependent receptor: MCGNWLKKSFLVNVFVIFVLFSFLGVNGLFGGETTLDEIVVTATRIKEKSFDVSAPVEVVTPRTLEINNPATAAQPLEDLPGVSLSSAGMWEVVPVIRGLGGNRVLVLIDGDRENNLWAGRAPLTPFVDVGNIERIEVIKGPASVLYGTDALGGVINIITKIPDFAQEDKWTFLNSTEGRYSSVDDGRFGRYSLSGGGYGFDFGLAVSGRDADDYENGDGHDIDNSQYEAVNIDFKGRYFINDNNDLSFSVRSNNIDDMGVPFKQGAEYSHFTQFDTDTYKLAYHGRNLGLIDDLQLRTWYVDQKRKYKGKMFSSSKPMHTLKSNDIDSSALGSSLQTRIDLGKNNRLITGVEYVHEDCDGDEEQIKKKNNKDITAKILTFKPLPDAKRDHFGVFAQDELDLGDSFTILAGLRYDYFSADADDVIFKTESYNPTGQTVKKVKSDPNHFKSKSDDAVTFNLGMLYALNENIHLTTNFSSGFRAPDIFELYSTRGGSYILLGDPNLDPEYSYNVDTGFKLNYLRLRGSFSAFYNRVNDYIDLVNRGATFAGLEAHEYVNISDAELYGADGSLEFDILKQLTLFGNLAYVEGRERHTHSRLNKIPPLNGLLGLRWKGVSRGLKYWFEFSSNMYDSQDHPADGEEKTPGYTLFNLRSGIKFDYAGMKDITLSLNVENFFDKKYRSHLNYKDFLTEPGLNVITSLKIYF, from the coding sequence ATGTGTGGTAACTGGTTGAAAAAAAGTTTTTTGGTAAATGTTTTTGTCATATTTGTGCTATTTTCATTTTTGGGTGTCAACGGGTTGTTTGGAGGGGAAACAACACTGGATGAGATTGTGGTGACTGCAACCCGGATAAAAGAAAAAAGCTTTGATGTATCAGCCCCGGTGGAAGTAGTGACACCCCGGACATTGGAGATTAACAACCCGGCAACGGCAGCTCAACCTCTTGAAGATCTGCCTGGCGTATCCCTTTCCAGTGCCGGAATGTGGGAGGTGGTTCCGGTAATCCGGGGGCTGGGTGGTAATCGGGTTTTGGTTTTAATTGATGGTGACCGGGAAAATAATCTTTGGGCCGGCCGTGCTCCATTAACACCTTTCGTTGATGTTGGCAATATTGAACGGATCGAGGTTATTAAAGGCCCGGCATCGGTGCTTTACGGCACAGATGCTCTGGGTGGAGTAATCAATATTATTACCAAAATACCAGATTTTGCTCAAGAAGATAAATGGACTTTTCTGAATTCTACGGAAGGCCGTTATTCATCTGTTGATGATGGCCGGTTTGGCCGTTACAGCCTCAGTGGGGGTGGTTATGGTTTTGATTTTGGACTGGCTGTATCAGGGCGGGACGCCGATGACTATGAGAATGGTGACGGTCACGATATTGATAACAGTCAATATGAAGCCGTTAACATAGATTTCAAGGGCCGTTATTTTATTAACGATAATAACGACTTAAGCTTTTCCGTAAGGAGTAATAATATAGATGATATGGGAGTGCCGTTCAAACAAGGGGCTGAGTATTCACACTTTACCCAATTTGACACAGATACTTACAAATTGGCTTATCATGGTCGTAATCTGGGCTTGATTGATGATTTGCAGTTGCGTACCTGGTATGTTGATCAGAAACGAAAATATAAGGGTAAAATGTTTAGCTCAAGCAAACCCATGCATACCTTAAAAAGCAATGATATTGATTCATCCGCTCTGGGTTCGAGTTTACAGACACGTATTGATTTGGGGAAAAATAATCGTTTGATCACTGGAGTCGAGTATGTCCATGAAGACTGTGATGGTGATGAAGAGCAGATCAAGAAAAAAAATAACAAAGATATTACCGCTAAAATTTTAACTTTTAAGCCCTTGCCCGATGCCAAGCGTGACCATTTTGGTGTTTTTGCCCAGGATGAGCTGGATTTGGGTGATTCATTTACAATTCTGGCCGGTTTGCGTTATGATTATTTTTCCGCTGATGCTGATGATGTAATTTTTAAAACCGAATCGTATAATCCGACTGGGCAAACCGTTAAAAAAGTCAAAAGTGATCCCAACCATTTTAAGAGTAAAAGCGATGATGCTGTCACTTTCAATCTGGGTATGCTCTATGCTTTGAACGAAAATATTCATTTGACTACGAATTTTTCCTCAGGTTTCCGGGCCCCCGATATTTTTGAACTCTATTCTACCAGGGGAGGATCTTATATCTTGTTGGGAGATCCGAATTTGGATCCGGAATACTCCTATAATGTCGATACAGGGTTTAAACTGAATTATCTCCGTTTGCGGGGTTCTTTCAGCGCTTTTTACAACCGCGTCAATGACTATATTGATTTGGTAAATCGGGGGGCAACATTTGCCGGCCTGGAAGCTCATGAATATGTCAATATTTCTGATGCCGAACTTTATGGCGCCGACGGTTCCCTTGAGTTCGATATTCTGAAACAACTAACTCTTTTCGGCAATCTGGCTTATGTTGAAGGTCGGGAACGTCATACCCATAGCCGTCTCAACAAGATTCCTCCGCTGAACGGACTTTTGGGACTCCGCTGGAAGGGTGTATCCAGGGGACTGAAATACTGGTTTGAATTCAGCAGCAATATGTATGATTCCCAAGATCATCCAGCAGATGGTGAAGAAAAAACCCCGGGTTATACCCTTTTTAATCTGCGTAGTGGAATCAAATTTGATTATGCCGGTATGAAAGATATTACTTTGTCACTGAATGTGGAAAATTTTTTCGATAAAAAATATCGCAGTCATTTAAACTATAAGGACTTTCTTACTGAACCGGGACTTAATGTAATCACTTCGTTAAAAATATATTTTTAA
- a CDS encoding TonB-dependent receptor plug domain-containing protein, with protein MPVFALEHTDSIVITADEIKKMNVRKISDVLNQVSGLKAGDTSVSIRGSYKVKVMLDGRPINDPTSSHGSVKFDLVSIETIEKIEIHKGKGALKYGDDASGGVILITTGKIDTLHGNVKSYRGNYDTSSYSGNCRARKGAFGVALSSGYDYTKGYQDNGDRKKKRAGGKLEYTPGNEFSLALSADYLKDDRGLSGRPEYPTPHSRKKSKMFSYALIAKVKEIASETFYNKAENKNRDPDRAVDNTITVKKFGEDISTSIRFDKLGTVNYGAAFRWGEAESSRFATTNEHSASLFATDAVSFETLPVTFSFGLRGSVYSEFDNTVNPEAKISYKKDKWSLSFIYSRTNNIPSFYQRYDKTATKEPNPGLDMEIADNFSLSFFTEISPRLSFGTSLFNNRITDRIAYVLGDDGIGRYENFGEVTYKGGDIFLNVKIMENLYLKTTYTYLKAINEDTGLWMPCKPRHRVYTDLSYRPVKELSIIFNLKYETKQYTRTDNKNSVPERTIGNIRIEYSPVRAAGRYGQVEFFGEVRNIGDKTYLYGDGWLAPPLTWICGLNYRF; from the coding sequence ATGCCGGTTTTTGCGCTTGAGCATACGGACTCTATTGTCATAACTGCCGATGAGATAAAAAAAATGAATGTACGCAAGATTTCCGACGTACTCAACCAGGTTTCCGGGTTAAAGGCCGGGGATACTTCCGTGTCGATCCGCGGTTCCTATAAAGTAAAGGTTATGCTTGACGGCAGGCCGATTAATGACCCCACTTCCAGTCACGGCTCTGTTAAATTCGACCTTGTATCTATTGAAACCATAGAAAAAATTGAAATTCACAAAGGAAAAGGCGCTTTAAAATATGGTGATGATGCAAGCGGCGGCGTTATTTTGATTACTACAGGAAAAATTGATACCCTCCATGGAAATGTAAAGTCATACCGGGGGAATTATGACACCTCCAGCTACAGTGGTAATTGCCGGGCAAGGAAGGGCGCTTTCGGAGTTGCCCTATCCTCGGGATATGATTACACCAAAGGATATCAGGATAATGGTGATCGGAAAAAAAAACGGGCCGGCGGCAAACTTGAATATACCCCGGGAAATGAATTCAGCCTGGCGCTTTCAGCCGATTATCTGAAAGATGACCGCGGCCTGAGCGGCCGTCCTGAATACCCTACCCCCCATTCACGAAAAAAAAGTAAAATGTTCTCTTATGCCTTGATTGCAAAAGTAAAAGAGATAGCGAGCGAAACTTTTTATAATAAGGCTGAAAACAAAAACCGGGATCCGGACAGGGCAGTTGACAACACCATAACCGTTAAAAAATTTGGTGAAGATATTTCCACTTCGATTCGGTTCGACAAACTGGGAACTGTAAATTACGGCGCTGCTTTTAGATGGGGAGAAGCGGAAAGCAGCCGTTTTGCCACCACAAATGAGCATTCGGCTTCCCTGTTTGCCACAGATGCTGTTTCATTTGAAACGCTGCCGGTAACCTTTTCTTTCGGACTTCGGGGAAGCGTCTATTCGGAATTTGATAATACCGTCAATCCGGAAGCAAAAATTTCATATAAAAAAGATAAATGGTCTCTTTCATTTATCTACAGCCGGACCAATAACATCCCTTCTTTTTACCAGCGCTATGATAAAACCGCCACCAAGGAACCTAATCCGGGTCTTGACATGGAAATCGCCGACAATTTCAGCCTTTCGTTTTTTACCGAAATATCACCCCGCCTCTCCTTCGGAACGTCTTTGTTTAATAACCGGATTACAGATCGAATCGCCTATGTGCTGGGAGACGACGGCATCGGCAGGTATGAAAATTTCGGGGAGGTGACTTACAAGGGCGGAGATATTTTTTTGAATGTAAAGATTATGGAGAATCTGTATTTAAAAACGACATATACATATCTTAAAGCCATAAACGAGGATACCGGGCTTTGGATGCCCTGTAAGCCAAGACACCGGGTGTATACAGACTTGTCTTATAGACCGGTAAAGGAACTCTCCATAATTTTTAACCTGAAGTATGAAACAAAACAGTACACCCGCACTGACAATAAAAATTCGGTGCCGGAACGGACTATCGGAAACATCAGGATTGAGTACAGCCCGGTCAGGGCTGCGGGCAGGTACGGTCAGGTGGAATTTTTTGGAGAGGTCAGGAATATCGGGGACAAAACATACCTTTACGGCGACGGCTGGCTTGCGCCGCCCCTAACCTGGATTTGCGGTCTTAATTATAGGTTTTAA
- a CDS encoding putative cobaltochelatase: protein MRSKVKKTYPFAAIVGQEDLKLALLLNAINPKIGGLLIRGEKGTAKSTAVRALAALLPDIRVVAGCPCFCDPDDRDKMCEKCREQESEHKIQHRKVRVVTLPLNATEDRVVGGIDFSLAVRKGKRSVLPGLLAEANRSILYVDEVNLLDDHIVDIILDAAASGENRIEREGISFKHPSSFVLIGTMNPEEGDLRPQLLDRFGLCVDVAGEPEIEKRVELIQRRESFDLDFKGFMNRFKKENHQVAKQIATAMESLAGVRCPKHLRTFISELCTKNMVAGHRADLVMEQAARAYAALQGHFEITTDDIVKIAPFVLVHRTRDAQQSPPPPPPPDQSEEKSSEETNADTDENERKQDQMPETDESDSEQNEQSETGRNEELQSSGEQPDDPDKTDDHEQPGETTSPEQIFEVGSTFAVKKIVSPRDRVSRRGSGRRSRTRVSLKQGRYIKSVSGNRNDDIALDATLRAAAPHQLARKKENGLAVVLKKEDIQEKVREKRIGNFLLFAVDASGSMGARGRMAASKGAIMSLLLDAYQKRDKVAMISFRKNEAFVNLPPTSSVELAGKLLAEMPVGGRTPLSAGLAAAHEQVRNYLLRDPSARPIVIIITDGKSNAAIGDQKPVEETFDFAVKMAADKRVVYIVVDTEEPGLVNFGLAGRLAGALGARYFRIEELKADQLVNIIKEK, encoded by the coding sequence ATGAGATCGAAAGTTAAAAAAACATATCCATTTGCAGCCATTGTCGGACAGGAAGATTTAAAGCTTGCGTTGCTGCTGAATGCGATTAACCCGAAGATTGGCGGTCTACTGATCCGTGGAGAAAAGGGTACTGCAAAGTCGACTGCGGTCCGGGCGCTGGCAGCGTTGCTGCCCGATATCAGGGTGGTTGCGGGATGCCCCTGTTTTTGCGATCCGGATGACCGGGACAAAATGTGTGAAAAATGCAGGGAACAAGAATCCGAACATAAAATTCAACACCGTAAAGTCAGGGTGGTAACCCTGCCCCTTAATGCCACGGAAGACAGGGTTGTCGGTGGAATTGATTTCAGCCTGGCGGTCAGGAAAGGGAAACGTTCTGTTCTTCCTGGACTTCTGGCTGAAGCCAATCGGTCGATCCTTTACGTGGATGAGGTAAATCTTTTAGACGATCATATCGTGGACATCATTCTGGATGCGGCTGCTTCCGGAGAAAACCGGATTGAGCGGGAAGGAATCTCATTTAAACATCCGTCTTCATTTGTTCTGATAGGAACGATGAATCCTGAAGAGGGAGATCTGCGGCCCCAGCTTCTCGACAGATTCGGCCTTTGCGTTGATGTTGCAGGGGAACCGGAAATTGAAAAACGGGTTGAGCTGATCCAGAGGCGTGAGAGCTTTGATCTTGATTTTAAAGGGTTTATGAATCGGTTTAAAAAAGAAAATCATCAGGTCGCAAAGCAGATCGCAACGGCGATGGAATCTCTTGCCGGAGTCAGGTGTCCTAAACACTTAAGAACTTTTATTTCCGAGCTGTGCACAAAAAATATGGTGGCAGGCCATAGGGCAGATCTTGTCATGGAGCAGGCGGCCAGGGCCTATGCCGCATTGCAGGGGCATTTTGAAATCACCACGGATGATATTGTAAAGATTGCCCCTTTTGTGCTTGTCCATCGGACACGGGATGCGCAACAGTCTCCTCCTCCGCCGCCTCCACCGGATCAGTCTGAAGAAAAATCGTCTGAAGAGACGAATGCCGATACTGATGAAAATGAACGGAAACAGGATCAGATGCCTGAAACTGACGAATCGGATAGCGAACAGAATGAGCAGTCTGAAACAGGAAGAAATGAAGAACTGCAATCTTCCGGCGAACAGCCGGACGACCCGGATAAAACAGATGATCATGAGCAGCCTGGAGAAACAACATCTCCAGAGCAGATATTTGAAGTAGGCTCTACCTTTGCGGTAAAAAAAATTGTATCCCCAAGGGACAGGGTTTCCCGCCGTGGGTCAGGACGACGATCCCGTACCCGTGTTTCCTTAAAACAGGGGCGTTACATCAAGAGTGTATCCGGAAACAGGAACGATGATATTGCTCTCGATGCCACGCTGCGCGCTGCTGCTCCGCATCAGCTTGCAAGAAAAAAGGAAAACGGATTGGCAGTAGTTTTAAAAAAAGAGGATATCCAGGAAAAGGTCAGAGAAAAGCGGATCGGAAATTTTCTTCTTTTTGCCGTGGATGCCAGCGGTTCCATGGGGGCAAGGGGAAGGATGGCGGCCTCTAAGGGCGCAATTATGTCTTTGCTTCTCGATGCCTACCAGAAACGGGACAAGGTGGCAATGATCTCTTTTCGTAAAAACGAGGCTTTTGTCAATTTACCGCCCACTTCTTCCGTGGAGCTTGCAGGAAAACTTCTGGCGGAAATGCCCGTGGGCGGCAGGACGCCACTTTCAGCGGGATTGGCCGCAGCCCATGAACAGGTCAGGAACTATCTTTTACGGGATCCTTCTGCCCGGCCGATTGTAATTATCATCACAGACGGCAAAAGCAATGCGGCCATAGGGGATCAAAAACCGGTTGAAGAGACCTTTGACTTTGCCGTTAAAATGGCCGCGGATAAGCGTGTGGTCTATATTGTAGTCGATACCGAGGAACCCGGACTCGTTAATTTTGGTTTGGCCGGTCGTCTTGCCGGAGCGCTGGGGGCACGGTATTTTAGAATCGAAGAGCTTAAGGCTGACCAACTGGTTAATATTATCAAGGAGAAATAA
- a CDS encoding ABC transporter substrate-binding protein — protein sequence MLISRFKSVWFSVLLIWAMMIIFSVVPVMAKTVTDLAGRTIKVPDNVGQIIALRGALSIVCYLDLVDRVVGVEHHEAVSNRWVGSQGRPYRMANPQLGNLPVIGSRNKPQPEKIIKLHPDIIFIGSGAVRMAKQLQRQTGIPVVVLDLGDLGAGRKRFLKSLQLVGELCGKEKRANSLTGKIKECLVDLEQRTGGIALGKRKKVYLGGIQFKVAHGILGTSREYPPFQLIHADNVVDALPITKKLVKGRLSIKREIFINLAPEVVFICESGIELVSRELKEPLYRELPAIRAGKVYGLMPHYYATAPATVLAETYYIGKTLYPDRFQDIGIPALSDALYTFFVGCPLYKKMAKIFGGFKPLAELQ from the coding sequence ATGTTGATATCCAGGTTTAAATCTGTCTGGTTCAGTGTTTTGCTGATATGGGCAATGATGATAATTTTTTCTGTGGTACCTGTTATGGCTAAGACCGTTACGGATCTTGCTGGAAGAACCATTAAGGTTCCGGACAACGTGGGGCAGATTATCGCCCTGCGTGGAGCTTTGAGTATTGTATGCTATCTTGATCTGGTCGACCGGGTTGTCGGGGTTGAACATCATGAAGCGGTCTCTAACCGGTGGGTTGGATCCCAGGGCCGTCCTTACCGCATGGCCAACCCGCAACTGGGGAATCTCCCGGTTATCGGCTCCCGTAATAAACCCCAACCCGAGAAGATAATCAAGCTGCATCCTGATATAATTTTTATCGGCAGCGGGGCGGTGCGAATGGCGAAACAATTGCAGCGTCAGACTGGAATTCCTGTGGTTGTGCTTGATCTTGGTGATTTGGGCGCGGGTCGTAAACGATTTCTCAAATCATTGCAACTGGTTGGAGAGCTTTGCGGAAAAGAGAAGCGCGCTAACTCCTTGACAGGAAAAATTAAGGAATGTCTGGTTGATCTTGAACAGCGGACTGGTGGTATTGCTCTGGGAAAGAGAAAGAAGGTTTATCTTGGGGGTATCCAGTTTAAGGTGGCGCACGGCATTCTGGGCACCAGCCGGGAGTATCCTCCTTTTCAACTGATCCATGCCGATAATGTTGTTGATGCTCTACCGATTACAAAAAAACTGGTTAAAGGACGTTTGTCAATCAAACGAGAGATTTTTATCAACCTCGCTCCCGAGGTGGTTTTTATCTGTGAAAGCGGCATTGAGCTTGTTTCCCGGGAGTTGAAAGAGCCTTTATACCGGGAACTTCCTGCGATCAGGGCCGGAAAGGTCTACGGTCTCATGCCCCATTATTATGCTACCGCTCCGGCCACTGTATTGGCAGAAACCTACTATATCGGCAAGACCTTATACCCTGATCGTTTTCAGGATATCGGGATCCCGGCGTTGTCTGATGCACTCTATACTTTTTTTGTCGGATGTCCGCTTTACAAAAAAATGGCAAAGATCTTTGGCGGATTTAAACCTCTGGCGGAACTTCAATGA
- a CDS encoding ATP-binding protein produces the protein MLDDVFKLSRNFLKIFNKPYKRYFIEKYPLASRFSIIIGQRGVGKTTAMIQKILSANNDDIFTKNALYVPVDHFIVGGRSLYEIAEEFYNLGGKMICFDEIHKYAGWSGELKSVYDSFQKLIILASGSSAMEIQKGSHDLSRRAVVYSMTGLSFREYIDLATGIKIEAFVLKSILEEHEKFSYDIIEAVESKKKKILALFKEYLQFGYFPYFTEFDDISLYYITLEQSIRTTIESDLLSIYPTLNGSSIKKIKRLLAVIAESVPFTPDLKRLKRIVEIGDERTLKNYLKYLEDGGVILSLTKKGTRLGALEKPEKIYLNNPNQIYAISGKDKENRGTIRETFFINMLSVMHKVSMPPKGDFYIDNKYTFEIGGKNKSFKQIKNINDSFLAIDDIEAGIGNKIPLWLFGFLY, from the coding sequence ATGTTAGATGATGTTTTCAAACTTAGCAGAAATTTTTTAAAAATTTTCAACAAGCCTTACAAACGGTATTTTATTGAAAAATATCCGCTTGCGAGCAGGTTTTCCATTATTATCGGACAGAGAGGCGTCGGCAAAACCACAGCAATGATTCAAAAAATATTATCAGCAAATAATGATGATATTTTTACCAAAAATGCGCTTTATGTTCCTGTCGATCATTTTATTGTAGGAGGCAGAAGTCTTTATGAAATTGCTGAAGAGTTTTATAACCTTGGCGGTAAAATGATATGTTTTGATGAAATTCATAAATATGCAGGCTGGTCAGGTGAATTGAAAAGTGTTTATGACAGCTTTCAAAAATTGATTATTCTTGCTTCAGGAAGTTCCGCCATGGAAATTCAGAAGGGCAGCCACGATTTGAGCAGAAGAGCCGTAGTTTATTCAATGACAGGGCTTTCCTTCAGAGAATACATAGACCTGGCAACAGGCATTAAAATTGAAGCGTTTGTTTTAAAAAGCATATTAGAAGAGCATGAAAAATTTTCATACGATATTATTGAAGCAGTGGAAAGCAAAAAGAAAAAAATTTTAGCGCTTTTCAAAGAGTATCTTCAGTTTGGATATTTTCCCTATTTCACGGAATTTGACGATATTTCGCTATATTATATAACTTTGGAACAAAGTATCCGCACAACAATAGAAAGCGATCTTTTATCCATATACCCGACATTAAATGGAAGCAGTATAAAAAAAATCAAAAGACTCCTTGCCGTTATCGCAGAATCCGTTCCATTTACACCTGATTTAAAACGACTCAAAAGAATCGTCGAAATTGGAGATGAACGTACTCTCAAAAATTATCTTAAGTACCTTGAAGACGGAGGAGTAATTTTATCTCTTACAAAAAAAGGGACTAGACTTGGAGCGTTGGAAAAACCGGAAAAAATATATCTTAACAACCCGAATCAGATATATGCAATAAGCGGCAAAGATAAAGAAAACAGGGGAACCATACGCGAAACATTTTTTATCAATATGCTTTCAGTTATGCATAAAGTTTCAATGCCCCCAAAGGGAGATTTTTATATTGACAATAAATATACCTTTGAAATCGGGGGCAAAAATAAAAGCTTTAAGCAGATAAAAAATATAAACGATTCTTTTCTTGCAATTGATGACATAGAAGCAGGAATCGGCAATAAAATTCCGTTATGGTTGTTTGGTTTTTTGTATTAG
- a CDS encoding ABC transporter ATP-binding protein, producing the protein MEDLTCCLNAGQVHIILGVNGAGKSTLMKLLNRLLKPRSGSILMAGKDLADLTLNQIAKRISYVAQQQQRCELTVTDYVLLGRKPHLKWNFGIKDEKIVFAVMKKLDLGDLALRPLAHLSGGELQKTIIARALVQKPEILLLDEPTSNLDLKNQIEVMEIIRQETAEYALTTVIAMHDINLALRYASSFTLLKGNRVMASGGMEVITPDNLSALFGIRIKLYRLDGYVTAIPE; encoded by the coding sequence TTGGAAGATTTGACCTGTTGCTTAAATGCAGGTCAGGTACATATTATCCTGGGGGTCAATGGAGCAGGAAAATCGACTTTGATGAAATTGTTAAACCGTTTATTGAAACCCCGATCCGGTAGCATTCTGATGGCAGGTAAAGACTTGGCCGATCTAACTTTGAATCAGATTGCCAAGCGCATAAGCTATGTCGCGCAGCAACAGCAAAGATGTGAATTAACGGTTACGGATTATGTTTTGCTTGGCCGTAAACCCCATCTGAAATGGAACTTCGGAATTAAGGATGAAAAAATTGTCTTTGCCGTTATGAAAAAACTGGATCTTGGGGACCTGGCCCTTCGGCCTCTGGCTCACTTGAGTGGTGGAGAACTGCAGAAAACGATTATTGCCCGGGCATTGGTCCAAAAGCCGGAGATTCTGCTCCTGGACGAACCCACCAGTAATCTGGATCTGAAAAATCAAATTGAAGTTATGGAGATTATACGGCAGGAAACCGCCGAGTACGCACTGACCACTGTCATTGCTATGCATGATATCAATCTGGCCCTGCGCTATGCTTCCAGTTTTACCTTATTGAAGGGCAACCGGGTCATGGCTTCCGGCGGGATGGAGGTGATTACCCCGGATAACTTGTCAGCCCTTTTTGGTATCCGGATCAAACTTTACAGGCTAGATGGATATGTAACGGCAATTCCGGAATAA
- a CDS encoding type II toxin-antitoxin system VapC family toxin yields MIVLDTHVWLWWISNPENLSTCASQAIDKAVTEKGIIISSISTWEVALLVDKGRLELSIDVRDWVRKTEGLPFVNFIPVDNTISLRSVTLPGQFHTDPADRIITATAMTMGLPLVTRDDKILDYQHVRTIWKEQV; encoded by the coding sequence ATGATTGTGCTGGACACCCATGTTTGGCTCTGGTGGATCAGCAACCCGGAAAATCTTTCAACCTGTGCTAGTCAAGCTATTGATAAGGCCGTTACAGAAAAAGGCATTATCATATCATCCATATCAACATGGGAGGTTGCCCTCCTGGTTGATAAGGGAAGATTAGAACTTTCGATTGATGTCCGTGATTGGGTGCGCAAAACAGAGGGCCTGCCTTTCGTTAATTTCATACCGGTTGACAACACTATAAGCCTGCGTTCCGTAACTCTGCCGGGCCAATTCCATACCGACCCCGCGGATCGCATTATCACAGCAACCGCGATGACTATGGGATTGCCTCTTGTCACCAGGGATGATAAAATTCTTGATTACCAACATGTCCGGACTATCTGGAAGGAACAGGTATAA